The Corynebacterium atypicum genome contains the following window.
CTCCGCTGACACCGCAGCTCGAGGAGACGATCAACCTGCTGGACGCGGTGCTCGCCCCGGGGCAGGCGGGAAACGCGGCCCTGGACCGCCTGCTGGGGGCTACCCGGCGCGCGCTGAACGCCTTCGACGGCGAGGCCGGTGACATCGACGCCGCGGCGCTCGACAGCGCCCGGGTGGTCGCCGTAGCGCTGGGCGAGCCGGTCTTGCGGGACCTCATCACGTACGATCTGCTCAGTGCTCCGCAGCAGGCCACCAGGCTACTCAAGGCGCTCGCCGCGCGGCTGACCGGGGCCGCCCGGGCCAGCGCCCTGTGCCTCTACGCCCTGGTCGCGGGGCCGGCGGGCCTTCCACACCGCGTTGGCATGGCGCTGACCGCGGCTCGGGAGGCAGATCCCACGCACCGCATGACGCGACTCGTCATCGCCGCCCAAGTGCAGTTTGATCCGGCCGAGGTGCGCCGCCGCGTGCTCGTTGCCTCCTTGCAGGCGTTGGACGCGCACCGAGACGAGCGAAGCGCGCGGCAGCCTAGCGCTGAGCCCCCTGCTGCCGGGTGCCCTCGCGATAGGCCTGCTGGTCGAGCTGCCTCGTGAACTGCCAGGCGTCCGCCACGATCCGCTCCAGCTCCGGATACTGAGGCGCCCACCCGAGCTCGCGGTGGATGCGCTCCGAGGAGGCGACGAGTACCGCGGGATCGCCGGCGCGCCGGGGCGCCACCTCGGCGGGGATGGGGTGTTCGGTGGTTTTCCGGCACGCGTCGATGACCTGGCTCACCGAATAGCCGGTACCGGAGCCGAGGTTGAACACCCGGTGCGTGCCCGGCTTGTTCGTGTTGAGCGCGAGCACGTGCGCGTCGGCCAGATCGCGGATGTGGATGTAATCGCGCACCGCGGTGCCGTCGGCGGTGGGGTAGTCGTCGCCGTAGATGAAGATCTTCTCGCGTTGCCCCAGAGCCACTTGCAGCACCAAGGGGATCAGATGGGTCTCGCGCTCGCGGGATTCGCCGATGCGCCCGTAGGCGCCCGCGACGTTGAAGTACCGCAGGCTTGTCGCGCCCAGCCCAAAGGCGCGAGCGTAGGAGGAAATGGCGTGGTCGATCGCGAGCTTGGTCGCCCCGTACGGGTTGGTGGGCTCGGTGGGGAAGTCTTCGGTGATGGGTACGTTCTCGGGCTCGCCGTAGGTGGCGGCGGTAGAGGAGAAGACCAGGTTTGAGACACCGTGCGCGCGCATCGAGTCGAGGAGCTT
Protein-coding sequences here:
- a CDS encoding DUF4192 family protein, with the translated sequence MPSYELQYSGEHATTTAQWVEGCLPEVVSTSAMTPLVESGELPELSREEALEFFAVDPGAAPLTPQLEETINLLDAVLAPGQAGNAALDRLLGATRRALNAFDGEAGDIDAAALDSARVVAVALGEPVLRDLITYDLLSAPQQATRLLKALAARLTGAARASALCLYALVAGPAGLPHRVGMALTAAREADPTHRMTRLVIAAQVQFDPAEVRRRVLVASLQALDAHRDERSARQPSAEPPAAGCPRDRPAGRAAS
- the galE gene encoding UDP-glucose 4-epimerase GalE; this encodes MRLLVTGGAGYVGSVCAQVLIEAGHEVTVLDDFSTGNRQAVPADADLVEGSIETAADEVLAAGGFDAVVHFAARSLVGESVEHPDTYWWHNFVSTLKLLDSMRAHGVSNLVFSSTAATYGEPENVPITEDFPTEPTNPYGATKLAIDHAISSYARAFGLGATSLRYFNVAGAYGRIGESRERETHLIPLVLQVALGQREKIFIYGDDYPTADGTAVRDYIHIRDLADAHVLALNTNKPGTHRVFNLGSGTGYSVSQVIDACRKTTEHPIPAEVAPRRAGDPAVLVASSERIHRELGWAPQYPELERIVADAWQFTRQLDQQAYREGTRQQGAQR